Proteins encoded within one genomic window of Micromonospora halotolerans:
- a CDS encoding vWA domain-containing protein, producing MPVIVLADVSGSMEGDKIAQLNRSIAAMFDAFGAEDSVRGEIHVAVVAFGGDEAVLHQAMVPASRAVWVDLTPRGRTPMGSAFTRVRELLDDAEAVSERAFPPALVLVSDGMPTDDWEAPLDDLLSSRWGSRALRVAVGIGTDRTAEADEVLRTFSTPGVNVLRTDQVHDISGLFRWVTATVTTTLHERTGQQAVRLEEFD from the coding sequence ATGCCGGTGATCGTGTTGGCGGACGTCAGCGGCAGCATGGAGGGCGACAAGATTGCTCAGCTCAACCGGAGCATCGCGGCGATGTTCGACGCATTCGGCGCGGAGGACTCCGTTCGGGGTGAGATCCACGTGGCGGTGGTGGCCTTCGGCGGCGACGAGGCCGTGCTGCACCAGGCGATGGTCCCTGCGTCGCGAGCTGTCTGGGTCGATCTGACTCCTCGCGGCCGCACGCCAATGGGCAGCGCGTTCACCCGGGTCCGCGAGTTGCTCGACGACGCCGAGGCGGTGTCGGAGCGGGCGTTCCCACCGGCACTCGTGCTGGTCTCGGACGGCATGCCGACCGACGACTGGGAAGCACCGTTGGACGACCTGCTGTCCTCGCGCTGGGGGAGCCGCGCGTTGCGGGTGGCCGTCGGCATCGGCACGGACCGGACGGCCGAGGCTGATGAGGTATTGCGCACGTTCAGCACCCCCGGCGTGAACGTCCTGAGGACCGACCAGGTTCACGACATCAGCGGACTGTTCCGGTGGGTTACGGCCACGGTCACGACCACTCTGCACGAGCGCACGGGTCAACAGGCGGTGCGGCTGGAGGAGTTCGACTGA